The Clostridia bacterium DNA window CCTCGACAACATGGAGCTGGAGCGCGAGCGCGGCATCACGATTAAGGCGCGCGCCGTCAAGCTCAACTACCACGCGGACGACGGACAGGAGTATATCTTCAACCTCATAGACACCCCCGGCCACGTCGACTTCAACTACGAGGTCAGCCGTTCCCTCGCCGCCTGCGAGGGCGCGCTGCTCGTCGTGGACGCGGCGCAGGGCATCGAGGCGCAGACGCTGGCGAACACCTACCTCGCCGTCGACGCCGACCTCGAGCTCGTGCCGGTCATAAACAAGATCGACCTGCCCGCCGCCGACCCCGACCGCGTTAAAGAAGAGATCGAGGAGGTCATCGGCATCCCCGCCGACGAAGCGCCCCTCGTTTCCGCGAAGACGGGGCAGAACGTCCGCGACGTGCTCGAAGCCGTCGTGAAAAACATACCCGCCCCGAAGGGCGACGACGACGCGCCGCTCCGCGCGCTGATATTCGACAGCTACTACGACAGCTACAAGGGCGTTATCGTCTATATCCGCGTGATGGACGGCGTGCTGAAAAAGGGCGCGCGCATAAAGATGATGGCGACCGGCGCGGAGTTCGACGTCGTGGAAGTCGGCAATATGCGCGCGACCTCGCTCGAGCCGCTCAGCGAGCTGCGCAGCGGCGACGTCGGCTACTTCACCGCGAGCATAAAGACGGTAAAGGACACCACCGTCGGCGACACCGTGACGACCGCGGAAAAGGGCGCCTCCGAGCCGCTGAAGGGCTACCGCGAAGCGCTGCCGATGGTCTTCTGCGGCATCTACCCCGTCGACGGAGCGCGCTACGGCGACCTGCGCGACGCGCTCGACAAGCTCAAGCTCAACGACGCGGCGCTCACCTTCGAGCCGGAGAACTCCGTCGCGCTCGGCTTCGGCTTCCGCTGCGGCTTCCTCGGCCTGCTCCATATGGAGATAATCGCGGAACGCCTCGAGCGCGAGTTCAACCTCGACCTGATAATGACGATACCGAGCGTCGTCTATAAGCTGCACATGACCGACGGCAGCGTCCGCAGCATAGACAACCCGACCTACTACCCCAACCCCTCGGAGATAGACTACTGCGAGGAGCCGGTAATCAAGGCGACGATCCTCTGCCCGAACGAATACATCGGCGCGGTCATGGATCTCTGCCAGGAGCGCCGCGGAGTCTATAAGGATATGCAGCACGTCGCCGGCAGCCGCGTGGAGATACACTACGACCTGCCGCTCAACGAGGTCATCTACGACTTCTTCGACGCGCTGAAATCCCGCACGCGCGGCTACGCCTCCCTCGACTACGAGCTGAAGGGCTATCAGCGCGCGAACCTCGTCAAGCTCGACGTGCTGCTCAATGGCGAGATGGTGGACGCGCTCAGCTTCATCATCCACTCCGACCGCGCCTACGGACGCGCCAGAAAGATAACCGAAAAGCTGAAGGAAAACATCCCGCGCCAGCTCTTCGAGGTGCCTATCCAGGCGGCGATAGGCGGCAAGATAATCGCCCG harbors:
- the lepA gene encoding translation elongation factor 4, with translation LDNMELERERGITIKARAVKLNYHADDGQEYIFNLIDTPGHVDFNYEVSRSLAACEGALLVVDAAQGIEAQTLANTYLAVDADLELVPVINKIDLPAADPDRVKEEIEEVIGIPADEAPLVSAKTGQNVRDVLEAVVKNIPAPKGDDDAPLRALIFDSYYDSYKGVIVYIRVMDGVLKKGARIKMMATGAEFDVVEVGNMRATSLEPLSELRSGDVGYFTASIKTVKDTTVGDTVTTAEKGASEPLKGYREALPMVFCGIYPVDGARYGDLRDALDKLKLNDAALTFEPENSVALGFGFRCGFLGLLHMEIIAERLEREFNLDLIMTIPSVVYKLHMTDGSVRSIDNPTYYPNPSEIDYCEEPVIKATILCPNEYIGAVMDLCQERRGVYKDMQHVAGSRVEIHYDLPLNEVIYDFFDALKSRTRGYASLDYELKGYQRANLVKLDVLLNGEMVDALSFIIHSDRAYGRARKITEKLKENIPRQLFEVPIQAAIGGKIIARETVKALRKDVLAKCYGGDITRKKKLLEKQKEGKKKMRQLGTVEIPQEAFMSVLKLDE